In Trueperaceae bacterium, the genomic stretch CGGCGCGAACGCGCCGGCGTCACTCGGCGATCGCGTCCATCGTCACGCGTTTCGGTGCGTGCAGGACCGGCACCGCCTCGAGCGGCCCGAGCGCCTCGCCGGGCAGCAGGTCGCGCTGCGCGTCGGGGACCAGGCCCCGGGCGTCCGCGATGCGGAGGAGGTCCACCGCCCGCAGGAACACGGACGGTTCGCCCGGCGGGTGGATGGCGTCCAGCGTGCCGAGAAGGCCCTTCATGACGGTGGGGGCGCCCCACTCCAGCAGCCAGAGGATCTGCTCCAGGGCCACGCGCTCGGGGTGGTCCGCCGCGAAGGCGCGCGGGGTGAAGGCGTCCGGGCGCCCCGCGAGGAGCGCGTCGACGATGTCCTCCTGCGTGGGGGTGGGCCCGGCGGCGGGGGCGCGAACGAAGTAGACGGGCGTGAGGACGTCGAGTTCGTAGTAGGTCATGGGGGGATCGTGCCCCGCCCCCGCGGGTCCGCTCGGTGGACCGTGCCGGCCTCTCCGGCCCTCCGGTCCGCTCAGTCGCGGCGCGGACGCAGGCGGACCGGCAGGCCCCCCTCGGGCTGCAGCGTCATGCCGACCGGTCGGCGCGGCCGCGGGTCGACCGGCTCCACGTCGTACCGACCGAACAGGAGCGCAAGCCCCGCCTTCACGAGCGCCGTGGAGGTCCCCGCGCCGATGCAGTAGCGCGCGCCGTACCCGAACGGCAGGTACCCGAACGGGTCGGGCGGCGCCCCCGCGAAGCGGTCGGGCCGGAAGGCGTCGGGCGCGTCGTAGAGGCGGGGGTCGCGGTGCGTGAGCAGGACCGACAGCGCCACCCGGCGCCCGGCGGGCACGTCGGTGCCGGCGATCCGCACGGGCCGCGTGGTGCGCCGCAGGACGGCGGCCGCCGGCGGCCGGACCCGCAGGACCTCCTTCAGGTACCGGTCGAGGGCGGGGACCCCCTGCGCGTCGGCGGGGGAGACGTCGTGCAGCGCGTGGCGCAGGTCGCGCCCGGCGTCGGGGTGCTCGAACGCGAGCTGCACCGCCCACGCCAGGGCGGCGGACGTCGTGTCGAACCCGGCGGAGATCAGGCTCAGGCTCTGGTCCCGCAGTTCCTGCCGCGACAGGGCCGGCCGGCCCTCCGTGTCGCGTTGGGCCATCAACAGGTCCAGCGCGCCGCCCGACACGCCGTCGCGTGGGGCGGCCACGTCGAACGCCGCCTCGCGACGCGCGAGCTCGGCGTGGAGGGCGGCGTCCACCCGCCGGCGGGCCGCGACGAACCGCGCCCACGGCGTCCCCGGGAGCGGCACCTTCCACTGCTGCTCGAGCATCGGCCGGCCCGGGAAATCCATGAGGGCGTTCACGTCCCGCAACCAGGCGTCGTCCCGCGCGAGGGGCGCGTCGCCCAGCACGATGCCGGCGATCACCCGCACGAGGCGCGGCCGGAGGTCGCGGTAGAGGTCCACGGTCTCCCCACGCCGCGCGACCCGCTCGAACCAGGGCCCGAGCTCCGCCTCCCCGCGCGCCAACCACGCGCCGACCTCGCGCCCGTGGAACGCCGGTTGCACCGCCCTGCGGCGGGGCTTGTGCTCCGGTTCGTCGCTGTGGATCAACGCCGTCGCACCCCCGACCGGCCGGAGGAAGTCGTAGCCGCCGCGTTGCGAGAAGGCGTCCGCCTCCTCCAGCAGGACGGTGCGGGCGGCGTCGCGCCCCACGAACCAGGCGAAGCGGATCGGGCCGAACCCGAACGTGAAGGCGTCCCCGTAGCGCGCGTGCAGGTCCCGCACCGCGCCGTGCAGGTCCTCCCCCGCGGCCGACAGGACGCGCAGGTGCTCGCGCCCGCGCGGGCTCGGGACGGGGGTGGCGGTCACGTCAGCGGATGTCGTGCAGGATCTCTTCGAGGCCTTCGACGTGCAGCAGCACGATCTCCTTCGGGCGGGTGTCGATCACCTGCTCGCCCTCGAGCGCCTTGAGCGCCCGCGTCACCGTCTCCCGGCTGGTGCCCGCCATGTTGGCGAGCTCCTGGTGCGTGAGGTGCACGACCGGCGGCCCCCCGTCGAGGTGCACGATCCCGGAGCGGTACAGCTGCAACAGCACGTACGCCACCCGGCCCTGCGCGTCCTGGTAGGACAGGATCTGCGCTTCGTCGTCCATCCCCCGCAGGCGCGCCGCGAGCGTGGCGTTGACGTTCAAGCCCACCTGCGGGTGGGTCTGCATCAGGTGCCGGAAGTCGTCGTCGAACAACAAGAACGCGGTCACGTCCTCCACCGCGAGCGCCGTCGCGCTGCGCTCCCCCGCGGTGAGGGGCGCCATCTCCCCGAAGTACTCGGGCGGCCGCAGCATCGCCAACGTCTTCTCGTGCCCCCCGAGATCGACCTTGGAGAGCTTCACGACGCCCTCGTGCAGCAGGTAGACCGCCTCCCCGACGTCCCCCTCGCGGAACAGCACGTCCCCCGCCGCGAACCGGCGGCGCTGGACCGCGTCGGCGACGATGCCGAGGAGGCGGTCGTCGGCGTCGGCGAAGAGCGGCACGCCGCGCAGGTAGGCGATGCGCTCGGTGCGGGACGGGCCGGGGGCGTCGGGGGCGGCTTCGTTCATGCGAACCGTACGCTATCACGCCCCTGGTACCCTCCGCCCGTGACGTTCGCCCTACGGTGCCGCGCCTTGCGGCGTACCTTCGACACCCCGTCGGGCCCCCTCCGGGTCCTGGACGGCGTCGACCTCGACGTCGCGCCGGGGGAGGTCGTGGCGATCCTCGGGCCGTCGGGCAGCGGCAAGACGACCCTCCTGCACCTCCTCGCCGGCCTCGACCGGCCCACGTCGGGCGAGGTCTGGTGGGGCGACCTGGCGGTGCACGACCGCCCCCCGCGGGCGTGGGCCCGCGAGCGTGCGGCGCACGTCGGGCTGGTGTTTCAGGACCCGCACCTCGTCGG encodes the following:
- a CDS encoding cytochrome P450, with translation MTATPVPSPRGREHLRVLSAAGEDLHGAVRDLHARYGDAFTFGFGPIRFAWFVGRDAARTVLLEEADAFSQRGGYDFLRPVGGATALIHSDEPEHKPRRRAVQPAFHGREVGAWLARGEAELGPWFERVARRGETVDLYRDLRPRLVRVIAGIVLGDAPLARDDAWLRDVNALMDFPGRPMLEQQWKVPLPGTPWARFVAARRRVDAALHAELARREAAFDVAAPRDGVSGGALDLLMAQRDTEGRPALSRQELRDQSLSLISAGFDTTSAALAWAVQLAFEHPDAGRDLRHALHDVSPADAQGVPALDRYLKEVLRVRPPAAAVLRRTTRPVRIAGTDVPAGRRVALSVLLTHRDPRLYDAPDAFRPDRFAGAPPDPFGYLPFGYGARYCIGAGTSTALVKAGLALLFGRYDVEPVDPRPRRPVGMTLQPEGGLPVRLRPRRD
- a CDS encoding Crp/Fnr family transcriptional regulator, whose amino-acid sequence is MNEAAPDAPGPSRTERIAYLRGVPLFADADDRLLGIVADAVQRRRFAAGDVLFREGDVGEAVYLLHEGVVKLSKVDLGGHEKTLAMLRPPEYFGEMAPLTAGERSATALAVEDVTAFLLFDDDFRHLMQTHPQVGLNVNATLAARLRGMDDEAQILSYQDAQGRVAYVLLQLYRSGIVHLDGGPPVVHLTHQELANMAGTSRETVTRALKALEGEQVIDTRPKEIVLLHVEGLEEILHDIR